The following nucleotide sequence is from Methylocella sp..
CGACCGCCGCCACAGCTCCCCCGACGCCGTGGCTGAGAGCGTCCCACGTGCCCGGACTCATGACCGTGTCGGCATCAAGACGGCTGCGGCCTTCGGCGGGAGCGGCGGCCTCGATCGCCTTGACGTAATTCGCGGGATGAACGCGAAGAAGCGCCTCGCGGACAAGGCCGGGGGCCAGCGCGCGATGGAGGGCTTGGAAGCGCTCATGTTCGAATGCGCGTTCGATGGCGCGGATGCGGTCCGGACGTTCCGGGTGTCCAGGACCGGCATCATGCTCGAGACTTGAGGGATGGGTCACAAAAAGAGTGGTCACCAAAAGAACTCGCTCATGGATCGCGCTGGCGAGGCCCGCGGTCGCCGCAACCATGATCTATTCGGAAGAGCGAGTTTACAATGGGCCTCGGGCGGCGCCCCAGAGGGATCGCTCAGGTTTGAATGCCGTCCGCCGCGGCGGACGAGCTGATGGTGACTTCGACCACCTCGGGAGGCCGCAGAAACCTGATCGGCAAATGCGACGTGCCAAGACCGCCCGAAATGATCAGATGGCGGTTCTTGTCGATGATATGCCCGTAGACCAGATCCCCGAAGATCCGCGCATAGCGCTTTTGCGGGCCGGGCAGATTGACCTGGCCGCCATGCGTGTGTCCGCATAAGGTCAACGCGACCCGATCCGGCATGCGCCGGAACACGAACGGTTCATGCGCGAGCATCACGACCGGCGCGGAATCGGCGATCAAAGCCATCGTTCCAGGCAGATCGTCTACGCCGCCGGGGCTCTCGCGATCCCTTGGTCCCGCGATCTGATCGCCAAGGCCGGCCACCCAAAAGGGTTGACCGTCCTTGCTTAGCCGGACGGCGTTATTTTCAAGGACTCTTATATTGGCGTTGATTAACGCGTTGCGTACGCCCACGGCGTCGTCGCTCGGCAAATTCGGCAGCGCGCCGTGGAGCCAATCATGATTGCCAAGCACTGCAAAAACGCCGAGCGGAGCCTTTAACACCGAAAGGGCGGGGCCCCACTGCTCGGGCATGACCGGGTCGGTCAAAATCGTATGCCCGCCGCTAAAATCACCGAGGAGAAAGATGACGTCCGGCTGAAGAGCGTTGGTCAGCTCGGCGATTGAACGAATTCGATCCGCCGGCATCCATGGGTCGCAGGCGTGAATATCGGCCAGAACGGCCGCCTTGAGGGTTAGATCCCGTGGCCAGTTTGGAGGAGCGACGGCATAGGAGGTCACCTTGAGGCGCAGGCCCGGCTCGAATGCGAAAGCATAGGAACCAAGGCTAGCAGTCGCCCAAACGACGCCGCCGGCGCTTTGTAGGAAAAGCCGACGGCTAAGATTGCTCATATAAACACTCTACCGCATCGCTCGGGAGGAACCAACCCATAGTTGAGTAGAGTTCGGCTTAATTCGGGAACGAGATTCCCA
It contains:
- a CDS encoding metallophosphoesterase — its product is MSNLSRRLFLQSAGGVVWATASLGSYAFAFEPGLRLKVTSYAVAPPNWPRDLTLKAAVLADIHACDPWMPADRIRSIAELTNALQPDVIFLLGDFSGGHTILTDPVMPEQWGPALSVLKAPLGVFAVLGNHDWLHGALPNLPSDDAVGVRNALINANIRVLENNAVRLSKDGQPFWVAGLGDQIAGPRDRESPGGVDDLPGTMALIADSAPVVMLAHEPFVFRRMPDRVALTLCGHTHGGQVNLPGPQKRYARIFGDLVYGHIIDKNRHLIISGGLGTSHLPIRFLRPPEVVEVTISSSAAADGIQT